The genomic region ACTGCGCCGAATACTTACCGTCCGCGGTAACCGCAGTCCAATCATCTGGCCACGATACATCTCGCCAGGTACCTTCCGAAATCATTGGTTCAATCGTAAAGCAGTGTCCTGGTTTCATGACGCCTACAGCTGAGTTTTCTACAATGGGAAAAATTTTCAACTGCATTAGTATGATTATTTGAGAACGCCGGGATGAATGTGTAGCATCAGAACACAGCTTACTGGCATAATGGGGTACATTAGGGGCAGTATGGAACAATCGATGTATTCCATGTCCACAATAGCTCTTAACAACACTATATCCATGGGCTTGCACATGCTTTTGGATTACGTTTCCTATTTCACGATAGCGTTCACCGGGCCTGAGGGTAGAAAAGGGTAAACATGTTCTTTGTAGTTCTTGTAGGCAATGTTTTATGAGAAAAACATACTTAACGATGTCAATCGCCTTCATTAACGCCTCATATGTGACCTGCACCAGCTTCTTATGCTGTTCCTGAACATTTCCCACGAAGAACGTTTCGTTCAAATCCCCATGGAAGCCGCGATGGTATACCGTGACGTCAACATTGCACAAATCTCCATCCTCCAGCGGACGCTTGTCCGGTATTCCATGGCAGATAACTTCATTCACCGAAGTGCAACAAGACTTCGGAAAGTTGTAATAATTCAACGGACTAGGATAGCACTCCCGCTCGATGGCAGCCTCATGAACAGCACGATCTATTTCGTCCGTGGTGACGCCGACACCGCACACTCTGGCAGC from Anopheles coustani chromosome 3, idAnoCousDA_361_x.2, whole genome shotgun sequence harbors:
- the LOC131264422 gene encoding methionine aminopeptidase 1; the encoded protein is MSEMAKHLCGTDNCKKSATLQCPVCLKLGIQGSFFCSQECFKGSWKEHKFIHLLAKDKDSNAYNPWPYYTFTGKLRPFEQSPMRTVPLAIPRPDYADHKEGRSKSEEALRGNNTIKILDDEEIEGMRVACRLGREVLDEAARVCGVGVTTDEIDRAVHEAAIERECYPSPLNYYNFPKSCCTSVNEVICHGIPDKRPLEDGDLCNVDVTVYHRGFHGDLNETFFVGNVQEQHKKLVQVTYEALMKAIDIVKPGERYREIGNVIQKHVQAHGYSVVKSYCGHGIHRLFHTAPNVPHYAKNSAVGVMKPGHCFTIEPMISEGTWRDVSWPDDWTAVTADGKYSAQFEQTLLVTETGCDILTKRRNETGTPHFMDHM